TCTTGGCCGCGACGTCGGGCTGATCCGCGCACAATCGCATCAAGGTGTCCATGATCTCGGCGCGAGCGGCGGTCAGCTCGGGGAACGAGAGCGCGTCGAGGTTGAGGGATTTGCCGGTTTTGGGCGTGGACTTACCCTCCGACGGTGGCAACAGGATCAGCACGAGACACCACCCTATGGCCAATGAGGGCATTCAGGCGGCCAGGTGGTCCGGGTCGGCGTTGGCCCCGGTGATGACGGTCGCGGCAGTGCCTCCCGGAACGTCGTGGCGAGCGAGTGCGGCGATGCCCGCTACGCCGGCCGGTTCGGCCAGCACTCCGAGCGTCTCCCGGACGATGTGCATGGCGTGGACCAGGTCGTCTCGGTCGACGAGAAGCATGTCGTCGACCAATGCCCGGCACCGCCGCACGGCTTCCGGGTGCGGACGGGTGATGGAGATACCGGCGGCGAAGGTGGAGCGTGGTGCGGTGGTGACGACGTCGCCGGTGCGCCAGCTGCGCATCATGGCGGGCGCGTCAGCTGCTCCGACACCGATGACGCGGATCTGCGGGGCGTGTGCTTTCAGCCAGCGGGCGACGCCGGTGATCAGGGCGCCATCACCCACGGGGAGCGCGACGGTGTCGAAACGAGTCGCGGCCTGGAGCAGTTCGACGCCGATGGTCCCAGCTCCTTCGGCGATGGCCGGCTGGTTGCCGTCGGTGATGAGGATCCGGCTATCGCCCTCGGCGGCGAAGGTCGCGGACGCGGCGTGGAGGTCGTCGTCGACGACGTGCAGACGGGCGCCGAAACCCTCCATCCGGTTCAGCTTG
This portion of the Phytoactinopolyspora mesophila genome encodes:
- a CDS encoding threonine ammonia-lyase, which encodes MTNPTPQPISALATFTGADTDTDTGLSLERIAEATDAIDPVFLNSPQYVDEHLSAILGRDVLVKVETLNPLRSFKGRGADTLMHTMPPGAVVVCASGGGNFGQAIGYAARRRGLQAHVFVPPSMSAIKLNRMEGFGARLHVVDDDLHAASATFAAEGDSRILITDGNQPAIAEGAGTIGVELLQAATRFDTVALPVGDGALITGVARWLKAHAPQIRVIGVGAADAPAMMRSWRTGDVVTTAPRSTFAAGISITRPHPEAVRRCRALVDDMLLVDRDDLVHAMHIVRETLGVLAEPAGVAGIAALARHDVPGGTAATVITGANADPDHLAA